One Kribbella sp. NBC_00662 genomic region harbors:
- a CDS encoding GNAT family N-acetyltransferase, translating into MRAVDCVGALIRDEQHRVYLQRRTPDRRLLPGIWDIVGGHLEPGETPEQALAREVEEETGWKVRDIVWTVADWEWEWEGRVRREVDYLITVDGDLTQPRLEVGKHDASAWAGPDDLDLLMVNRTDGDRRLRDLVAHAVRTRFTDRLRLEPITGPNGVLPGHAADLAEVFADPWVARWYDAHWSPEEVAAQVANLQAGWERDSVGKWIAYERTGAVAGRGGLSRIPADSPTAAAIADLVGPEWAADRLELGWALKESARGRGLAGEIGRAGLDFAFSTLGARAVIALTERVNTASQAVMQRLGMRYAGEIHAEGWADGSPDVQPDAPFAVYVADPAVRRQEVDDVLAAAVRWAEGQPEIRAMAMVGSWARDAARMTSDVDLVLLTDVPEKYLADDDWLEAFGAVAVVRRQQWGPHLTEVRIARPSGLEIELGVTATAWANPDPVDPGTTRVVSDRIRILHDPDGILATLQQTTGPEADM; encoded by the coding sequence ATGCGTGCGGTCGACTGTGTTGGTGCACTGATCCGGGACGAGCAGCATCGCGTCTATCTGCAGCGGCGTACGCCGGATCGGCGGTTGCTGCCGGGGATCTGGGACATCGTCGGCGGGCATCTCGAGCCGGGGGAGACGCCGGAGCAGGCGTTGGCGCGGGAGGTCGAGGAGGAGACGGGCTGGAAGGTCCGCGACATCGTCTGGACGGTCGCGGACTGGGAGTGGGAATGGGAGGGCCGGGTACGGCGGGAGGTCGACTACCTCATCACCGTTGACGGAGACCTGACCCAGCCTCGTCTCGAGGTCGGCAAGCACGACGCGTCCGCGTGGGCCGGACCGGACGACCTGGACCTGTTGATGGTGAACCGGACCGACGGCGACCGTCGCCTGCGGGACCTGGTGGCGCACGCGGTCCGGACCAGGTTCACCGACCGCCTGCGCCTGGAGCCGATCACCGGACCGAACGGGGTCCTGCCCGGACATGCAGCGGACCTCGCGGAGGTTTTCGCGGACCCGTGGGTGGCCCGCTGGTACGACGCGCACTGGTCGCCGGAGGAGGTTGCCGCACAGGTCGCGAACCTCCAGGCGGGCTGGGAGCGAGACTCCGTTGGCAAGTGGATCGCATACGAGCGGACCGGCGCGGTGGCGGGTCGGGGCGGGCTGTCGCGGATCCCGGCCGACTCACCGACAGCCGCCGCCATCGCGGACCTCGTAGGACCAGAGTGGGCAGCTGACCGGCTCGAGCTCGGCTGGGCCTTGAAGGAGTCGGCACGCGGGCGTGGGCTAGCAGGCGAGATCGGCCGCGCCGGACTGGACTTCGCGTTCAGCACGCTCGGCGCCCGAGCGGTGATCGCGTTGACCGAGCGGGTCAACACCGCGTCCCAGGCGGTCATGCAGCGGCTCGGGATGCGGTACGCCGGTGAGATCCACGCGGAAGGCTGGGCCGATGGCTCACCCGACGTACAGCCGGATGCGCCGTTCGCCGTCTACGTCGCCGATCCGGCGGTGCGGCGGCAGGAGGTGGACGACGTCCTGGCCGCGGCGGTCCGGTGGGCGGAGGGTCAGCCGGAGATCCGCGCGATGGCGATGGTCGGCTCGTGGGCGCGTGACGCCGCTCGGATGACGTCGGACGTGGATCTCGTCCTGCTGACCGACGTACCGGAGAAGTATCTGGCCGACGACGACTGGCTCGAGGCCTTCGGCGCGGTGGCCGTCGTACGCCGTCAGCAGTGGGGCCCGCACTTGACCGAGGTCCGGATCGCGCGACCCTCGGGTCTCGAGATCGAGCTCGGCGTCACCGCAACCGCCTGGGCGAACCCCGACCCGGTCGACCCGGGCACCACGCGAGTGGTCAGCGACCGGATACGGATCCTGCACGACCCGGACGGCATCCTTGCCACCTTGCAGCAGACCACCGGACCCGAAGCGGACATGTAG
- a CDS encoding MDR family MFS transporter: MTTERIDRTSVGLRSERGPILLAVMLSVGLVAIDATILATAVPSVVDDLGGFTQFPWLFSIYLLAQAVSVPIYGKLADQRGRKPMMLLGVGLFILGSVLCGFAWSMPALIAFRLIQGLGAGAIQPIGMTIVGDIYTVAERAKVQGYIASVWGISSFVGPTLGGVFSDYISWRWIFFVNIPLGAAAAWVLVRRFEEKVANKTSHQIDYAGGILLAVGGSLLLLGLLEGGVMWNWDSTASIVILAAAVVLLTTFVLVERRAAEPILPLWVLGQRVLNSANSAALLIGLLMIGLSTYVPLYAQSVLGTSALVAGFALAAMTLGWPIAASFAGRIYLRVGFRTTMLMGAIIVVLGSALLLMVGAHSSVLHLAGACFVIGVGLGFSASPSVVAAQSSVDWQTRGVVTGANMFSRSVGSAVGVAVFGAVANGVVAARLGGDHEDLEKLPSDVLAPAIHDVYYGAAIAAVLLVAAVIFMPNRVVERPLQNA, translated from the coding sequence ATGACTACTGAGCGGATCGACCGGACGAGTGTGGGGCTTCGGTCGGAGCGGGGCCCGATCCTGCTGGCGGTGATGCTGAGCGTCGGGCTGGTCGCGATCGACGCGACGATCCTGGCCACCGCCGTACCCTCGGTCGTCGACGACCTCGGCGGTTTCACGCAGTTCCCCTGGCTGTTCTCGATCTACCTGCTCGCGCAGGCCGTGTCGGTGCCGATCTACGGCAAGCTCGCCGACCAGCGCGGGCGCAAGCCGATGATGCTGCTCGGCGTCGGGCTGTTCATCCTCGGGTCGGTGCTGTGCGGGTTCGCCTGGAGCATGCCGGCGCTGATCGCGTTCCGGCTGATCCAGGGCCTCGGCGCCGGGGCGATCCAGCCGATCGGGATGACGATCGTCGGCGACATCTACACGGTCGCCGAGCGGGCCAAGGTGCAGGGCTACATCGCCAGCGTCTGGGGCATCTCGTCGTTCGTCGGGCCGACGCTCGGCGGTGTCTTCTCGGACTACATCTCCTGGCGGTGGATCTTCTTCGTGAACATCCCGCTCGGGGCGGCGGCCGCCTGGGTGCTGGTACGCCGGTTCGAGGAGAAGGTCGCGAACAAGACCAGCCACCAGATCGACTACGCCGGCGGCATCCTGCTCGCGGTCGGCGGTTCACTGCTGCTGCTCGGGCTGCTCGAGGGCGGCGTGATGTGGAACTGGGACTCGACCGCGAGCATCGTCATCCTGGCCGCGGCGGTCGTGCTGCTGACCACGTTCGTCCTCGTCGAGCGCCGGGCCGCCGAACCGATCCTGCCGTTGTGGGTGCTCGGGCAACGAGTGCTCAACTCGGCGAACTCGGCCGCGTTGCTGATCGGGCTGCTGATGATCGGGCTGTCGACGTACGTCCCGCTGTACGCGCAGAGCGTGCTCGGTACGTCGGCCCTGGTCGCCGGATTCGCGTTGGCGGCCATGACGCTGGGTTGGCCGATCGCCGCATCGTTTGCCGGACGCATCTATCTGCGCGTCGGCTTCCGGACCACGATGCTGATGGGCGCGATCATCGTCGTACTCGGATCCGCACTGCTGCTCATGGTCGGAGCCCACAGCTCGGTGCTGCACCTGGCCGGTGCGTGCTTCGTGATCGGCGTCGGCCTCGGCTTCTCCGCGTCACCGTCGGTCGTGGCCGCACAGTCATCGGTGGACTGGCAGACGCGTGGCGTGGTGACGGGCGCCAACATGTTCTCCCGCTCGGTCGGCAGTGCAGTCGGTGTGGCCGTATTCGGTGCCGTGGCCAACGGTGTGGTGGCTGCCCGTCTCGGCGGCGACCACGAGGACCTCGAGAAACTGCCGAGCGACGTACTCGCCCCTGCGATCCACGACGTGTACTACGGCGCCGCGATCGCCGCCGTACTCCTCGTAGCCGCCGTCATCTTCATGCCGAACCGCGTCGTCGAACGCCCGCTGCAGAACGCCTAA
- a CDS encoding MFS transporter: MIRLRPIGLMATGHACVDIYQGSVPALVPFLVAERGLGYVAVSGITLAATLLSSVVQPVFGVLTDRRPLTWLIPVAMTTAGLGIALIGVGHTYLLSWLAAALSGLGVAAYHPEAARVARVVSGGSHVGMSWFSVGGNVGFALAPVLVTPVIAAGGLSLTPVLVVPALFGGVITSLAIRSRVTDAVTRRQAEGTDDWPSFLRLSAIMICRSIVFVGLGTFVALYAGQRAGGGTTTGGVALFILFAAGALGTLLGGRFATLYGRVRTLRTSYAVAVPAIACLVFVPGPLFFACLALTAIAMSVPFSLHVTLGQDFLPGRVGTAGGMTLGLAVSIGGVATPVLGAIAEHTSLQLALSTLIVLVVCCSLIGYSISEPRHAPRSADRPSPRVRPERIRPGDRERAGG, translated from the coding sequence GTGATAAGACTCCGACCGATCGGACTGATGGCAACCGGTCACGCCTGCGTGGACATCTACCAGGGCAGCGTGCCCGCACTCGTACCGTTCCTCGTCGCCGAGCGCGGCCTCGGGTACGTCGCGGTCTCCGGCATCACGTTGGCCGCGACCCTGCTCTCGTCCGTCGTCCAGCCCGTGTTCGGCGTACTGACGGACCGCCGCCCGCTGACCTGGCTGATTCCGGTTGCGATGACCACCGCCGGCCTCGGTATCGCGCTCATCGGCGTCGGTCACACCTACCTGCTGAGCTGGCTCGCGGCCGCACTGTCCGGCCTCGGCGTCGCGGCGTACCACCCGGAGGCCGCCCGGGTGGCGCGCGTGGTGAGCGGCGGCAGCCACGTCGGCATGAGTTGGTTCTCGGTCGGCGGGAACGTCGGATTCGCGCTGGCGCCGGTCCTGGTCACCCCGGTCATCGCCGCCGGCGGACTCTCGCTGACCCCGGTGCTCGTCGTACCCGCGCTCTTCGGCGGCGTGATCACGTCGCTGGCGATCCGCTCCCGCGTCACCGACGCGGTCACCCGCCGCCAAGCAGAAGGCACCGACGACTGGCCGTCGTTCCTGCGCTTGTCGGCGATCATGATCTGCCGGTCGATCGTGTTCGTCGGCCTCGGCACCTTCGTCGCTTTGTACGCCGGGCAGCGGGCCGGCGGCGGTACGACGACCGGCGGCGTCGCGCTGTTCATCCTGTTCGCCGCGGGCGCGCTCGGCACGTTGCTCGGCGGCCGGTTCGCCACCCTTTACGGCCGCGTCCGCACGCTACGGACGTCGTACGCCGTCGCCGTACCCGCGATCGCCTGCCTGGTCTTCGTCCCCGGGCCGCTGTTCTTCGCCTGCCTGGCTCTGACAGCGATCGCGATGTCGGTCCCGTTCTCGCTGCACGTGACACTCGGGCAGGACTTCCTCCCGGGACGCGTCGGTACGGCGGGTGGCATGACGCTCGGCCTCGCCGTCAGTATCGGCGGCGTCGCCACTCCTGTCCTCGGCGCGATCGCCGAACACACCTCGCTGCAACTCGCCCTGAGCACGCTGATCGTGCTGGTCGTGTGCTGCAGCCTGATCGGGTACTCGATCAGCGAGCCGCGGCACGCTCCGCGATCCGCCGATCGACCTTCGCCGCGAGTTCGTCCGGAGCGCATTCGGCCAGGTGATCGCGAACGAGCAGGTGGATGA
- a CDS encoding helix-turn-helix transcriptional regulator: MPETRQRPATTGHRPIEAGGGIEAHWHDRHQIVYAGRGVLSVTTDAGSWVAPATRAIWIPAGTIHQHRAYGETTLHTVGLTENPLALEAPSALVVSPLLRELLLAYTAEHAERRERAGSAERERLRGVLLDQLRRSPQRPTYLPTARDPRLAAVCDLLRDSPSNNSTLTELGREVGASERTLSRLCKSDLGMTFPQWRTQLRLHEALRLLAEGESVTRVAHRTGWASASAFIDTFRRAFGHTPGSRRA; encoded by the coding sequence ATGCCGGAAACCCGCCAACGTCCCGCAACCACCGGCCACCGGCCGATCGAGGCCGGCGGCGGCATCGAGGCGCACTGGCATGACCGCCACCAGATCGTGTACGCCGGCCGCGGCGTCCTCTCGGTCACCACAGATGCCGGCAGCTGGGTAGCCCCCGCCACCAGAGCCATCTGGATCCCTGCCGGCACCATCCACCAACACCGCGCCTACGGCGAAACCACCCTCCACACGGTCGGCCTCACCGAGAACCCACTAGCCCTCGAAGCCCCCTCGGCCCTCGTAGTCAGCCCCCTCCTCCGAGAACTCCTCCTGGCCTACACAGCCGAGCATGCGGAGCGCCGGGAGCGCGCGGGGTCGGCGGAGCGGGAGCGGCTGCGGGGTGTGCTGTTGGACCAGTTGCGACGGTCGCCTCAACGGCCCACGTACTTGCCCACCGCTCGGGACCCGAGACTCGCAGCAGTCTGTGATCTGCTGCGGGACAGCCCATCCAACAACAGCACGTTGACGGAGCTGGGCCGCGAGGTCGGTGCGAGTGAGCGGACGCTGAGCAGGCTGTGTAAATCCGACCTCGGGATGACCTTCCCGCAGTGGCGGACTCAACTGCGGCTGCACGAGGCGCTCAGGTTGTTGGCTGAAGGGGAGTCGGTGACCCGGGTGGCTCACCGGACCGGTTGGGCGTCGGCCAGTGCGTTCATCGACACGTTCCGACGGGCGTTCGGTCACACCCCGGGCTCGCGTAGAGCCTGA
- a CDS encoding TetR/AcrR family transcriptional regulator has translation MSEVLKAPQQDRSRATRQRLLEAAVESLAEVGYAATTVSVVATRAGVSRGAAQHHFPTRADLFAAAVEYMTEVRLAEIRAQAAGLPSGAGRTEAIVGMLADVYTGPLFRAALHLWVAASTEDGLRRQIVRLESYVGRQAHRALLEVLEVNERTPGVRETVQGVLDMARGLGLADLLTDDSARRRGIVRQWSRILDQALREPGV, from the coding sequence GTGAGTGAGGTGCTGAAGGCGCCGCAGCAGGACCGCTCGCGGGCGACCCGGCAGCGGTTGCTCGAGGCGGCAGTCGAGTCGCTGGCCGAGGTCGGGTACGCCGCGACGACGGTGAGCGTCGTGGCGACCCGGGCCGGGGTGTCGCGGGGGGCGGCGCAGCATCACTTCCCGACGCGGGCGGATCTGTTCGCGGCGGCGGTCGAGTACATGACCGAGGTGCGGTTGGCGGAGATTCGCGCGCAGGCCGCCGGGTTGCCGAGTGGGGCAGGACGGACCGAGGCGATCGTCGGGATGCTGGCGGACGTGTACACCGGGCCGCTGTTCCGAGCTGCGTTGCACTTGTGGGTGGCGGCGTCGACCGAGGACGGGCTGCGGCGGCAGATCGTGCGGCTGGAGTCGTACGTGGGGCGGCAGGCACACAGGGCGTTGCTGGAGGTCCTGGAGGTCAACGAACGAACGCCCGGGGTGCGGGAGACGGTGCAGGGAGTGCTGGACATGGCGCGCGGTCTGGGGCTGGCTGACCTGCTGACCGACGACAGCGCTCGGCGGCGCGGCATCGTGCGCCAGTGGAGCCGGATCCTCGATCAGGCTCTACGCGAGCCCGGGGTGTGA
- a CDS encoding AMP-binding protein, giving the protein MIITSEFPPVEVLDVPIHDAVLGRAQEYGDRPAMVDGVTGKEISYAQLDHMTRRVAAGLAELGIRHGDVIALYSPNTILYPVVFYGATRAGATVTTVNALYTADELHKQLIDSKAKLLVTISLFLPVATAAIEGTDVAEIFVCDQAEGYRSVQELLASTGPEPEVTIDPAEDVAVLPYSSGTTGAAKGVMLTHRNIGTNISQAEVMITLAEEERIIAILPFFHIYGLSVLMNLPLRLGATVVVLPKFELQQFLTTLDEQRITRAFVAPPVVLALAKHPAVDGVDLSALKHVTSAAAPLDGELAEACAKRLGLHAVLQAYGMTELSPGTHAVPQDDPEPPPGAVGKLFPSTEMRLVGADGNDADEGEIWIRGPQVMKGYLGRPADTDATIDRDGWLHTGDIGRVDARGYLYVVDRVKELIKYHGYQVPPAELEAVLLTDDRIADAAVIGVSADGNEVPKAFVVPMPGVELTEADVMEYVAARVAPYKKIRQVEFIDAVPKAASGKILRRELRAREAARE; this is encoded by the coding sequence ATGATCATCACCAGTGAATTCCCGCCGGTCGAGGTGCTCGACGTACCGATCCACGACGCGGTCCTGGGCAGAGCGCAGGAGTACGGCGACCGGCCGGCGATGGTCGACGGCGTCACCGGCAAGGAGATCAGCTACGCCCAGCTCGATCACATGACCCGCCGGGTCGCGGCCGGGCTCGCCGAGCTCGGGATCCGGCACGGTGACGTGATCGCGCTCTACAGCCCGAACACGATCCTGTACCCCGTGGTGTTCTACGGAGCCACCCGCGCCGGAGCGACCGTGACGACGGTCAACGCGCTCTACACCGCGGACGAGCTGCACAAGCAGTTGATCGACTCGAAGGCGAAGTTGCTGGTGACGATTTCGCTGTTCCTGCCGGTCGCGACCGCGGCGATCGAGGGTACGGACGTCGCGGAGATCTTCGTCTGCGACCAGGCCGAGGGATATCGCTCGGTGCAGGAGCTGCTCGCCTCCACGGGCCCAGAGCCGGAGGTGACGATCGATCCGGCCGAGGATGTCGCGGTGCTGCCGTACTCGAGTGGCACCACCGGCGCGGCCAAGGGCGTGATGCTCACGCACCGGAACATCGGGACGAACATCTCGCAGGCCGAGGTGATGATCACGCTCGCGGAGGAGGAGCGGATCATCGCGATCCTGCCGTTCTTCCACATCTACGGGCTGTCGGTGTTGATGAACCTGCCGCTGCGGCTCGGCGCGACGGTCGTCGTACTGCCGAAGTTCGAGCTGCAGCAGTTCCTGACGACATTGGACGAGCAGCGGATCACCCGTGCGTTCGTGGCACCGCCGGTGGTGTTGGCGCTGGCGAAGCACCCGGCCGTGGACGGGGTGGACCTGTCAGCGCTGAAGCACGTGACGTCCGCGGCGGCGCCGTTGGACGGCGAGCTCGCCGAAGCCTGCGCGAAGCGGCTCGGGCTGCACGCCGTACTGCAGGCCTACGGTATGACGGAGTTGTCGCCGGGTACGCACGCCGTACCGCAGGACGACCCGGAGCCGCCGCCCGGTGCCGTCGGCAAGCTGTTCCCGTCGACCGAGATGCGGCTGGTCGGTGCCGATGGCAACGATGCGGACGAGGGCGAGATCTGGATCCGCGGACCCCAGGTGATGAAGGGGTACCTCGGTCGCCCGGCCGACACCGACGCGACGATCGACCGGGACGGCTGGCTGCACACCGGCGACATCGGACGGGTGGACGCGCGCGGCTACCTGTACGTCGTGGATCGGGTGAAGGAGCTGATCAAGTACCACGGGTACCAGGTGCCGCCGGCCGAGCTCGAGGCCGTGCTGCTGACCGACGACCGGATCGCGGACGCGGCGGTGATCGGGGTCAGTGCTGACGGCAACGAAGTACCGAAGGCGTTCGTGGTGCCGATGCCGGGTGTGGAACTGACGGAGGCGGACGTGATGGAGTACGTCGCCGCGCGGGTGGCGCCGTACAAGAAGATCCGGCAGGTGGAGTTCATCGACGCGGTGCCGAAGGCGGCGTCGGGGAAGATCCTGCGGCGGGAACTGCGAGCCCGTGAGGCCGCGCGTGAGTGA
- a CDS encoding acyl-CoA dehydrogenase family protein: MSFVESEERQELRKVVGELGKKYGYEWFNRQARSGGHTTELWLEAGKLGYLGVNLPEQYGGGGGGMADLSIVLEELGAAGCPLLMMVVSPSICGTVISRFGTDEQKQTWLPGLADGTTIMAFAITEPDAGSNSHQITTTARRTDDGWSLTGRKVFISGLDVAKAVLVVGRTEDAKTGKLKPALFIVPIDAPGVEFRQIEMDLISPDKQYALFLDDVRLPREALVGSEDAALMQLFAGLNPERIMASAFAVGIARHALGKATAYVKERQVWKAPIGAHQGLAHPLAQIKIELELARLMMQKAAALYDAGDDMGAGEAANMAKYAAGEVAVRATDQAVQSLGGNGMTVEYGVASLVAAARATRIAPVSREMILNFVAQHSLGLPKSY; the protein is encoded by the coding sequence ATGAGCTTCGTCGAATCCGAAGAACGTCAGGAGCTGCGCAAAGTCGTCGGTGAGCTGGGGAAGAAGTACGGCTACGAGTGGTTCAACCGCCAGGCGCGATCCGGCGGGCACACGACCGAGCTGTGGCTGGAGGCGGGCAAGCTCGGATACCTCGGCGTCAACCTCCCGGAGCAGTACGGCGGCGGAGGCGGCGGGATGGCCGACCTGTCGATCGTGCTGGAGGAGCTGGGCGCCGCCGGCTGCCCGTTGCTGATGATGGTCGTCTCTCCGTCGATCTGCGGCACGGTGATCTCCCGCTTCGGCACCGACGAGCAGAAGCAGACCTGGCTGCCCGGCCTGGCCGACGGTACGACGATCATGGCGTTCGCGATCACCGAGCCCGACGCCGGCTCGAACTCGCACCAGATCACCACCACCGCCCGCCGCACCGACGACGGCTGGTCGCTGACCGGGCGCAAAGTCTTCATCTCCGGCCTCGACGTGGCGAAGGCGGTCCTCGTCGTCGGCCGGACCGAGGACGCGAAGACCGGCAAGCTCAAGCCCGCGCTGTTCATCGTGCCGATCGACGCGCCGGGTGTGGAGTTCCGGCAGATCGAGATGGACCTGATCAGCCCGGACAAGCAGTACGCGCTGTTCCTGGACGACGTACGGCTTCCCCGCGAAGCGCTCGTCGGCTCCGAGGACGCGGCGCTGATGCAGCTGTTCGCTGGGCTCAATCCCGAGCGGATCATGGCGTCGGCGTTCGCGGTCGGGATCGCTCGGCATGCGCTCGGCAAGGCAACGGCGTACGTCAAAGAACGGCAGGTCTGGAAGGCCCCGATCGGCGCTCATCAGGGTCTCGCACATCCGCTCGCGCAGATCAAGATCGAGCTCGAACTGGCCCGTCTGATGATGCAGAAGGCCGCCGCGCTGTACGACGCGGGCGACGACATGGGCGCGGGCGAGGCCGCGAACATGGCGAAGTACGCCGCCGGCGAGGTCGCCGTACGAGCCACCGACCAGGCCGTCCAGTCGCTCGGCGGCAACGGCATGACGGTCGAGTACGGCGTCGCGTCGCTCGTCGCGGCCGCCCGCGCGACCCGGATCGCGCCGGTCAGCCGGGAGATGATCCTCAACTTCGTTGCACAACACAGCCTGGGACTGCCCAAGTCGTACTAG
- a CDS encoding biotin carboxylase N-terminal domain-containing protein, with translation MFTTVLVANRGEIARRIFRTARSLGVSTVAVYSTADARMPFVDEADAAVELPGDAPGETYLRAELIVEAALRAGADAVHPGYGFLSENAGFAQAVIDAGLTWIGPPVDAISSMGSKIEAKKLMAAAGVPVLAELTPAEVSADDLPVLVKASAGGGGRGMRVVTELADLPGEIEAASAEALSAFGDGTVFCERYLAAGHHVEVQIMADQHGTIWAVGERECSIQRRHQKVVEEAPSPLVERIPSMRAGLYDAARKAAAAINYVGAGTVEFLADDAGNFYFLEMNTRLQVEHPVTEETTGLDLVELQFAVAAGERLPADPPPTVGHAIEVRLYAEDPLHDWQPQTGRLHAFDLGAARLSGRNLPRGDEELPESRRAGVRVDSGVEAGSEVSPYYDAMLAKVIAYGPDRTAVARRLAGVLDRAQLHGVGTNRDLLVWILRHPAFLGGDTDTGFFDKHGVGEALDEGAVRVSALAAALADAAGRVGPVRVPSGWRNLVSQPQRKSFRVGDAVHDIDYRLTRDGLVAEGNVQLVHSAPTRVVLRVDGVRRVFDVASYGRLVCVDSALGSVSLTPVERFTDPARQVAAGSLVAPMPGTVIRVGVQVGDKVTQGQPLLWLEAMKMEHTIAAPVDGVVGELKVEAGQQVEVGAVLAVVGEEA, from the coding sequence ATGTTCACAACTGTGCTGGTGGCGAACCGGGGCGAGATCGCGCGGCGGATCTTCCGTACGGCGAGGTCGCTGGGGGTGTCGACGGTCGCGGTGTACTCGACGGCCGATGCGCGGATGCCGTTCGTCGACGAGGCCGATGCGGCGGTCGAGTTGCCGGGGGACGCGCCGGGCGAGACCTACCTGCGGGCCGAGCTGATCGTCGAGGCCGCGCTGCGGGCCGGGGCGGACGCCGTACATCCGGGGTATGGGTTCTTGTCGGAGAACGCCGGGTTCGCGCAGGCGGTGATCGACGCGGGGCTGACGTGGATCGGGCCGCCGGTGGATGCCATCTCGTCGATGGGGTCGAAGATCGAGGCGAAGAAGCTGATGGCGGCGGCCGGGGTGCCGGTGCTGGCCGAGCTGACACCGGCCGAGGTGTCCGCGGACGATCTGCCGGTGCTGGTGAAGGCGTCGGCCGGAGGTGGCGGGCGCGGGATGCGAGTGGTCACCGAGCTTGCCGACCTGCCCGGTGAGATCGAGGCGGCGTCGGCCGAGGCCCTGTCCGCCTTCGGGGACGGGACTGTCTTCTGCGAGCGGTATCTGGCTGCTGGGCACCACGTCGAGGTGCAGATCATGGCGGACCAGCACGGGACGATCTGGGCGGTCGGCGAGCGCGAGTGCTCGATCCAGCGCCGGCACCAGAAGGTCGTCGAGGAGGCGCCGAGTCCACTCGTCGAGCGGATCCCGTCGATGCGGGCCGGGCTGTACGACGCCGCACGCAAAGCAGCCGCCGCGATCAACTACGTCGGCGCCGGGACGGTCGAGTTCCTCGCGGACGATGCGGGCAACTTCTACTTCCTCGAGATGAACACGCGCCTCCAGGTCGAACACCCGGTCACCGAGGAGACCACCGGGCTCGACCTCGTCGAGCTGCAGTTCGCAGTCGCCGCCGGTGAACGGCTCCCGGCGGACCCACCACCCACAGTCGGCCACGCGATCGAGGTCCGCCTGTACGCCGAGGACCCGTTGCACGACTGGCAGCCCCAAACCGGCCGCCTGCACGCCTTCGACCTCGGGGCAGCGCGGCTTTCCGGAAGAAATCTCCCACGTGGCGACGAAGAACTTCCGGAAAGCAGGCGTGCGGGGGTGCGGGTGGACTCGGGGGTCGAGGCCGGCTCGGAGGTTTCGCCGTACTACGACGCGATGCTCGCGAAGGTGATCGCGTACGGGCCCGATCGGACCGCGGTCGCGCGCCGGCTGGCCGGCGTCCTGGACCGGGCTCAACTCCACGGGGTCGGCACCAACCGGGATCTGCTGGTGTGGATCCTTCGGCATCCCGCGTTTCTGGGTGGTGACACCGACACCGGGTTCTTCGACAAGCACGGGGTCGGGGAGGCGCTCGATGAAGGCGCGGTGCGGGTGTCAGCGTTGGCGGCAGCGTTGGCGGATGCGGCGGGGCGGGTGGGACCGGTGCGGGTGCCCAGCGGCTGGCGGAATCTGGTTTCGCAGCCGCAACGGAAGAGTTTCCGTGTGGGTGACGCGGTGCATGACATCGACTACCGACTGACCCGCGACGGGTTGGTTGCTGAGGGCAACGTGCAGCTGGTCCACAGTGCTCCGACGCGGGTGGTGTTGCGGGTTGACGGCGTACGGCGGGTGTTCGACGTGGCGTCGTACGGACGGCTGGTTTGTGTGGACTCGGCGTTGGGGAGTGTGAGTCTCACGCCGGTGGAGCGGTTCACGGATCCGGCGCGGCAGGTGGCGGCGGGGTCGTTGGTGGCGCCAATGCCGGGGACGGTGATCCGGGTCGGCGTGCAGGTCGGCGACAAAGTTACCCAAGGGCAACCGCTGTTGTGGCTGGAAGCGATGAAGATGGAACACACGATCGCTGCTCCGGTCGACGGTGTGGTCGGTGAGCTCAAGGTGGAAGCGGGACAACAGGTCGAGGTCGGCGCCGTACTGGCCGTGGTTGGGGAGGAAGCATGA